GGTCGGCTTGAGGTAGTTGCGGATGATGCCCTCGGCCCGCTCGTGCGAGGTGTCCTCGTCGAGCTCGGCGACGTCGAGCCAGCGGTCGAGGAGGAAGGACATGGTGACCGCGCGTTTGGGGTGGCGCTGCTCGTCGACCTGGTGGAGGAGCTTGGTGCGGGCCTTCTCCGCTTCGGGGAGCGTTGCGGCCTGCTCGTAGAGGTAGATCTTCCTCTTTGTGAGCGGATCGCGTCCGACGTAGACGCTCGCTTGGTAGCCGGATCCGTTGCGCCGGATGCGACCTCGCTGAGGGGCTTCGACCTTGGTGTTCGTCATGCTGCGGAACCTACTGACGGCTAATGCCACGGCTATGACGAACAGCGCGCCTACCTCAGAGAGGTAAACGCGCTGGTCAGACACTGTGCCCCCGGCAGGATTCGAACCTGCGACACCCGCTTTAGGAGTGGGATCGAATCCTTGCCGGGGGGTGCCTGGCGCTGCCGTGCGATGCTGTTTCCCCTGGTCAGAACCGCTCGGCGAGCCACTTGGTCCGGCTCATGCGGCCCTGTATCGGGCAGTCCGCTCACGCATCGCTCACGCACTGAGGTGCCTCGGTGTCGTGCTGGCGCATCTCCATCTCTTCGTAGTGGAGTCTGCGGGGACCCGGTTCGTTCTTGCGGCCTTCCAACGCCTTGCGGAGTTGCCGCTCCGGCAACATGCGCAAGCACCCGCGCTGATTGGCATGAGCACGTCGAGGAGCTTCTTGGCTGAACCATGGGATGCTGGCTGCTCCCTTTGGCAAAGTGATCGTCACTGCTAGACGATTCTCGTGAGGAACCTTGTGAGTACGCTCGGTAGCTTCATCTGGTCGATCGCTGACCAGCTTCGGGGGCCCTATCGCCCCAACCAGTACGGGACTGTGATCCTTCCGTTCACGATCCTGAGACGGCTCGATTGCGTACTTGAGCCGGACCGTGCGGTGGTACGAGAGCTGGCTGCGAGGTACGAGAACCCGAACCGGCTCAAGGTCGAGGTCAAGAAGGCCACGGGGCGGACGTTCTACAACACCTCCAACTACGAATTCGCGAACCTGCTGGCCGATGCGGATGGGCTGGCGGACAACCTCGCTGACTACATTGACCGGTTCTCGGCCGATGTGGACGTGTTCGAGTATTTTGACTTTAAGAAGGAGATCCTGGCCCTGGAGAAGGCTGGACTGCTGCGCGAGATCGTCAAGTCCTTCGGCGCCGTCGACCTGCATCCCAAAGTGGTGTCCAACGCCGACATGGGGGATGCGTTCGAGTACATCATCCGCAAGTTCAACGAGGCCGCGAACGAGACCTCCGGAGACCACTACACGCCGCGCGACGCGATCCGGCTGCTGGTCGACCTGCTCTTCGCGGAGAAGGACGTCGACCTCTCCGAGGGCGACATCATCCGGTCGCTGTACGACCCAACCGCCGGCACCGGCGGCATGCTCTCCTTGGCAGAGGAGCACCTGCTCGCCCAGAACTCCGAGGCGAAGCTGAGCCTGTACGGCCAGGAGTACAACCCGCAGTCGTACGCCATCTGCAAGTCCGACCTGCTCGCCAAGGGCCACTACGCGACCAACATTGCCTTTGGTAACACGCTCACCGACGACGCCTTCAAGGGCCGCCAGTTCGACTATTGCATGTCCAACCCGCCCTACGGGGTGGACTGGAAGCAGTACGCCAAGGCGGTCAAGGCGGAGCGCGACTCCGC
This DNA window, taken from Streptomyces sp. SCSIO 30461, encodes the following:
- a CDS encoding class I SAM-dependent DNA methyltransferase, whose amino-acid sequence is MSTLGSFIWSIADQLRGPYRPNQYGTVILPFTILRRLDCVLEPDRAVVRELAARYENPNRLKVEVKKATGRTFYNTSNYEFANLLADADGLADNLADYIDRFSADVDVFEYFDFKKEILALEKAGLLREIVKSFGAVDLHPKVVSNADMGDAFEYIIRKFNEAANETSGDHYTPRDAIRLLVDLLFAEKDVDLSEGDIIRSLYDPTAGTGGMLSLAEEHLLAQNSEAKLSLYGQEYNPQSYAICKSDLLAKGHYATNIAFGNTLTDDAFKGRQFDYCMSNPPYGVDWKQYAKAVKAERDSAGPYGRFAPGLPATSDGQMLFLLHLAHKMRAPEDGGGRVGIIMNGSPLFNGAAESGPSNIRRWLLENDLVEAIVALPTNMFFNTGIATYIWILDNTKHPDRQGKVQLIDGTSFWTKMRKNLGSKGREISDDDRAEVVRLYADFEDADPDLSTVLRNEEFGYWTITVERPLLDEDGNPVVDRKGKPKPDSKKRETENVPFTYGGSTTSAAGEREVIQMYFDADVKPHVPDAWIDWTKTKTGYEIPFTRYFYRYTPPRPLSEIDADLEKQVAKILDLLREVEG